The Hemiscyllium ocellatum isolate sHemOce1 chromosome 17, sHemOce1.pat.X.cur, whole genome shotgun sequence genome has a segment encoding these proteins:
- the slc10a3 gene encoding P3 protein: MCDRSMLLWMASVQPALLLLLPLLSGVYCLVDSNSSTPALYYVTIGDGTSTEFEFPENTKGIIVVSSRYSSTEEKDGSKLFVQSLDPDVLTIINVSDAETIGFVKSYIVSIKSGLAGTAPLLIRLLDVTRVEPFTVEERRDYIIKVSPTDDDPGSTSLAHFSQNPLLYFLLPLVFINKCAFGCKVELAVLRGLLKQPHPVILGVIGQFLLMPLYGYILSKVFSLPKALSLGLIITCSTPGGGGGYLYSLLLGGDVTLAISMTLISTVVATVMMPLSSTIYTYILNVHETLHVPFTKILVTLLFIAIPISTGMLIKYKLPRLSKFLLLLIRPLSFLLIIGGLFMAYQMGAAILCNVCKEIIVAGVAVPVFGLLIGYLMAYCLKLPVPLCKTVSIEIGVQNSLLALAVLQLSFRRIEADFASQAPFIVALSSTSEMLLLVILHLLYKSLRPHPVSEGNDLKS, encoded by the coding sequence atGTGTGACCGCTCCATGTTGTTGTGGATGGCCAGTGTGCAGCCGgcgctgctcctgctcctgccgCTCCTCAGCGGCGTGTACTGCCTTGTGGATTCCAACAGCTCGACCCCAGCCCTGTACTACGTGACGATCGGAGACGGCACCTCCACTGAATTCGAGTTTCCCGAAAACACCAAAGGCATCATTGTGGTTTCCAGTCGCTACAGCAGCACCGAGGAAAAGGATGGCAGTAAACTGTTCGTTCAGTCTCTGGACCCAGATGTCCTCACCATCATTAACGTCAGTGATGCTGAAACCATAGGATTTGTGAAAAGTTACATTGTCAGCATCAAATCCGGACTGGCTGGGACAGCGCCTCTCTTAATCCGCCTTCTGGATGTCACTAGGGTTGAGCCATTCACTGTCGAAGAGCGAAGAGATTATATTATTAAAGTGTCTCCCACTGATGATGATCCAGGTTCAACTAGTTTGGCGCATTTCTCTCAGAACCCCCTCCTTTATTTCCTTCTGCCTTTAGTTTTTATAAATAAGTGTGCGTTTGGTTGTAAAGTGGAGTTAGCAGTCCTGCGAGGTCTTCTCAAACAGCCACATCCTGTCATTCTGGGAGTGATTGGGCAGTTTCTGTTGATGCCATTATATGGATATATTTtgtccaaggtcttttcccttccCAAAGCTCTTTCCCTCGGGCTGATAATAACTTGCTCTAcccctggaggaggtggaggttaCCTCTACAGTCTGCTTCTAGGAGGGGATGTGACCCTTGCCATTTCCATGACCTTGATCTCGACTGTAGTCGCGACTGTTATGATGCCACTTTCATCCACCATTTATACCTATATTCTTAATGTTCATGAAACACTGCATGTCCCGTTTACTAAGATTCTTGTGACATTGCTGTTTATTGCTATTCCCATTTCAACAGGAATGTTGATAAAATATAAATTGCCACGACTCAGCAAGTTCTTACTTTTGCTCATTCGACCCCTCAGTTTCCTGTTAATTATTGGAGGACTCTTCATGGCTTACCAGATGGGAGCAGCCATACTTTGCAATGTTTGTAAGGAAATAATTGTTGCTGGAGTTGCTGTTCCTGTGTTTGGATTGCTTATTGGATATCTCATGGCTTATTGCTTAAAATTACCTGTTCCTTTATGCAAAACTGTCAGCATAGAGATTGGAGTTCAAAATAGCCTGCTAGCCCTTGCAGTACTGCAGTTGTCCTTCCGTCGCATCGAAGCAGACTTTGCCTCGCAGGCCCCGTTTATAGTGGCTCTGAGTAGCACTTCAGAAATGCTGCTACTTGTGATCCTTCATCTTCTCTACAAGAGTCTCAGGCCACATCCAGTATCTGAAGGAAATGACTTGAAGTCCTGA